A portion of the Brachionichthys hirsutus isolate HB-005 chromosome 6, CSIRO-AGI_Bhir_v1, whole genome shotgun sequence genome contains these proteins:
- the LOC137895239 gene encoding protocadherin beta-15-like, which produces MFGSGVLRGCVFFFIVVLYAHGDLSYSVMEELKRGSVIGNIAKDLGLELGRLSSRKARVDVEGNDRQYCEINLQSGDFVVAERIDREEHCGEKPSCVLKFDLLLEKPLELHRLSLQVQDVNDNAPIFQKDVLKLEIQESALKGARYRINAAHDADVGTNSVETYILEENPHFVFSIQTTSAGTKYGDLVLDKELDREEKQDIKLLLTAVDGGSPRRSGTVVIHVIVLDANDNAPVFSAAVYTATLAENSPINTPVITVSASDADEGVNGDVIYEFSRISEKSQKRFSLNEKTGEISVRGGIDYEEGNSYELFVEAKDGYGLSSEAKVTIDITDMNDNAPVINVKSLTNPVPENASPGTEVGVVNVQDRDSENNRQVRCSIQQNVPFKLVPSIKNYYSLVTTGQLDREVVSDYNITITATDEGSPPLSSFKSVQLSVADINDNPPVFEEQSYSAYVSENNKPGSTLCSVTARDPDWRQNGTVIYSVLAGEVNGAPVSSYVSVNGDTGVIHAVRSFDHEQLRSFKVHVTARDNGSPPLSSNVTVSVFISDVNDNCPQILYPAPEGSSFMTELVPKAANGGSVVSKVIAVDADSGQNAWLSYHIVKSTDPGLFTIGLHNGEIRTQRDISESDSMKQNLIVSVKDNGQPSLSATCSMYLLISDNLAEVPELKDISYDENDSKLTSYLIIALVCVSTFFLTFIIIILGVRFCHRRKPRLLFDGAVAIPGAYLPPNYADVDGTGTLRSAYNYDAYLTTGSRTSDFKFVTSYNDNTLPADQTLRKSPTDFADVFGGGDGSPEVGTSAIFNLTL; this is translated from the coding sequence ATGTTTGGAAGCGGCGTCCTTCGGGGCTGTGTCTTTTTCTTTATCGTGGTGCTTTACGCACACGGAGACCTGAGTTACTCGGTAATGGAGGAGCTCAAACGCGGATCTGTGATTGGAAACATCGCCAAGGATCTCGGGCTGGAGCTGGGCAGACTGTCTTCTCGTAAAGCTCGGGTAGATGTGGAAGGTAACGACAGACAATACTGCGAGATCAACCTTCAAAGCGGTGATTTTGTCGTTGCGGAAAGAATAGACCgagaggagcactgtggagaaAAACCCTCGTGTGTTCTCAAATTCGACCTCCTACTAGAGAAGCCTTTGGAGTTACACCGATTGTCCCTGCAAGTGCAAGATGTAAACGACAATGCTCCGATTTTCCAAAAAGATGTGTTGAAACTGGAGATCCAAGAGTCGGCATTAAAAGGAGCAAGGTATCGCATTAACGCAGCACACGATGCTGACGTAGGAACGAATTCCGTTGAGACGTATATTTTGGAAGAAAACCCTCACTTTGTATTCAGTATTCAGACGACAAGTGCAGGCACCAAATATGGAGATTTGGTTTTAGACAAGGAATTAGACcgagaggagaaacaggatatAAAATTATTACTGACAGCTGTGGATGGAGGTTCGCCTCGGAGATCCGGGACTGTAGTCATACACGTCATTGTCCTCGATGCTAATGATAACGCCCCAGTCTTCTCTGCGGCAGTCTATACAGCCACGTTAGCAGAGAACTCCCCGATAAATACCCCTGTTATTACAGTAAGTGCATCAGATGCAGACGAAGGCGTCAATGGAGACGTCATATATGAATTTAGTCGAATCTCTGAAAAATCACAAAAGCGTTTTTCATTAAATGAGAAAACTGGAGAAATCAGTGTGAGAGGTGGCATAGATTATGAAGAAGGAAACAGTTATGAATTGTTTGTTGAAGCTAAAGATGGTTACGGTCTCTCGTCAGAAGCAAAGGTGACCATTGACATCACTGATATGAACGACAACGCACCGGTGATAAATGTAAAATCCCTGACCAATCCCGTACCTGAGAATGCGTCACCTGGTACAGAGGTGGGCGTGGTTAACGTGCAGGATAGAGACTCTGAGAACAACCGACAGGTCCGCTGTTCTATTCAGCAGAACGTCCCTTTCAAGTTGGTTCcgtccattaaaaactattattctctggtgaccacaggacaactggaccgtgaagtagtgtctgattacaacattacaatcactgccactgacgagggctctccacctctgtcctcctttaaaagtgtccagttatctgtagcagacatcaacgacaacccacctgtgtttgaggaacagtcctacagcgcatatgtgagtgaaaataacaaacctggcTCCACTTTATGTTCCGTTACTGCTCGAGACCCCGACTGGAGACAGAACGGTACCGTCATTTATTCAGTGTTAGCCGGTGAGGTGAACGGTGCCCCGGTGTCCTCCTACGTATCCGttaacggagacacgggggtgatccacgctgtgaggtcgtttgatcatgaacagctgaggagttttaaagtccacgtgacggccagagacaacggttctcctccgctcagcagcaacgtgaccgtcagtgtgttcatatcggatgtgaatgacaactgtcctcagatcctgtaccccgccccggagggcagctcgttcatgaccgagctggtccccaaagctgcaaacggaggctctgtggtgtccaaagtgatagcggtggacgcggactccggacagaacgcctggctgtcctatcatatagtcaaatccacggatccgggacttttcactattggcctccacaacggagagatcaggacccagcgggacatttcagaatctgacagcatgaaacagaaccttatcgtgtcagtgaaagataacggacagccctctctctccgccacctgctccatgtatttactgatttctgataacttggctgaggtgccagaactgaaggacatttcttatgaCGAGAATGATTCCAAACTGACGTCTTATCTGATCatcgctctggtgtgtgtgtccaccttctttctgaccttcatcatcatcatcctgggtGTGAGGTTCTGTCACAGGAGAAAGCCCAGACtgttgtttgatggagcagtCGCCATCCCCGGCGCGTATCTGCCTCCTAATTACGCAGACGTTGACGGCACAGGAACTTTACGCAGCGCTTACAATTATGACGCATACCTGACAACAGGATCGAGAACCAGTGACTTCAAGTTTGTGACGtcatacaatgacaacacactgcctgctgaccagactctgaggaaaagcccAACAGACTTTGCTGATGTGTTTGGAGGTGGTGATGGATCGCCTGAGGTAGGAACAAGTGCAATTtttaatttaaccctttaa